Proteins encoded together in one Paracidovorax wautersii window:
- a CDS encoding transglutaminase domain-containing protein: protein MQRRHFLQFSAATPFAGALALPGLASAAAATGPSASAWRTYDVTTQIDLAERTAQGRVWVPLPARQLGAGHSVHQRVLETRFEAPGAQRAEIVTGTGGAQMLAVQWADPSAPQQVKLVNRVALRDRAADLGATTPVRAASAAELRPWLQPSTLKPTDGVVGETARKIVADAGAQTDIEKGKAIYDWIVANCQRVGSVRGCGTGDAAYVLTSGNLGGKCADLNGLFVALARASGVPARDVYGVRVDDSAHGYKSLGKSGDISRAQHCRAEFYAQGYGWVPVDPADVRKVMLEEAPGGLPKTDARVRAANAMLFGAWEMNWMGYNSAEDVRLPGAQQAAAPLAFLMYPHGETAQGRLDSLDPATFRYTIQSTRV, encoded by the coding sequence ATGCAACGCCGCCACTTCCTCCAGTTCTCCGCCGCCACGCCCTTCGCCGGCGCCCTGGCACTGCCCGGCCTGGCCAGCGCCGCCGCGGCTACCGGCCCATCGGCCAGCGCCTGGCGCACCTATGACGTGACTACGCAGATCGACCTGGCCGAGCGCACCGCGCAGGGCCGCGTGTGGGTGCCGCTGCCGGCGCGCCAGTTGGGCGCGGGCCACAGCGTGCACCAGCGCGTGCTGGAGACGCGCTTCGAGGCCCCCGGCGCCCAGCGCGCCGAGATCGTCACCGGCACGGGCGGGGCCCAAATGCTGGCCGTGCAGTGGGCTGACCCTAGCGCACCGCAGCAGGTCAAGCTGGTGAACCGCGTGGCCCTGCGCGACCGCGCCGCCGACCTGGGTGCCACCACGCCCGTGCGCGCCGCCAGCGCTGCCGAACTGCGCCCCTGGCTGCAGCCCAGCACGCTCAAGCCCACCGACGGTGTGGTCGGCGAGACGGCCCGCAAGATCGTGGCCGACGCCGGCGCGCAGACCGATATAGAGAAGGGAAAGGCCATCTACGACTGGATCGTGGCCAACTGCCAGCGCGTGGGCAGCGTGCGCGGCTGCGGCACGGGCGATGCGGCCTATGTGCTGACCAGCGGCAACCTGGGCGGCAAGTGCGCCGACCTGAACGGCCTGTTCGTGGCCCTGGCGCGCGCCAGCGGCGTGCCGGCACGCGATGTGTACGGCGTGCGCGTGGACGATTCGGCCCACGGCTACAAGAGCCTGGGCAAGAGCGGCGACATCAGCCGCGCCCAGCACTGCCGCGCCGAGTTCTACGCGCAAGGCTACGGCTGGGTGCCGGTGGACCCGGCGGACGTGCGCAAGGTGATGCTGGAAGAAGCGCCCGGCGGCCTGCCTAAGACGGACGCCCGCGTGCGCGCCGCCAACGCCATGCTCTTCGGCGCCTGGGAGATGAACTGGATGGGCTACAACAGCGCCGAAGACGTGCGCCTGCCCGGCGCGCAGCAGGCGGCGGCCCCGCTCGCCTTCCTGATGTATCCCCACGGCGAGACCGCCCAGGGCCGGCTGGACAGCCTGGACCCGGCCACCTTCCGCTACACCATCCAATCCACCCGGGTGTGA
- the selB gene encoding selenocysteine-specific translation elongation factor, with the protein MIIGTAGHIDHGKTSLVRALTGVETDRLPEEKRRGISIELGYAYLHVPSSEAPDASGPHHRAALSLGFVDVPGHERLLHTMLAGATGIAHALLVVAADDGVMPQTREHLAVVALLGVAQGTVAITKIDRLDANTRADRLRAVRAEVAALLAPTRLAGAPVFHVSATTGEGIGPLRDHLLEVAARMDSAPAVGGAGSTTDAPPAFRLAVDRAFTLAGVGTVVTGTVASGSARVGDELQIAPGGRSVRLRGIHAQNQPAEVAAAGQRCALALHGVAKDEVGRGDWVCAPAIGLATTRIDVECTLWPDEPKALRSGTPVHVHLATSDVMGSIALLQGDTLAPGATALAQLVLHGTVAAWHGDRGVLRDASATRTLGGIRVLDPHAPQRWRRTPERLALLAAQALPARADRIAALLAQAPLGLDLAATARAEGLARPDDLPLPPGAVPIVGAGAGAGLVAIAPAALAALQAQAVEKLRAFHASTPEEIGPDTRRIKRLAAPRASDALWQHAIDSLVAQGAIARSHHWLHLPDHAARMNAAEEQLAQRLMPALAEGAFDPPWVRTLAKDLNVAEAVVRQTLASMARRGMVFQVVKDLYYPVTTVEQLAAIARRCIAQEGSGTEQGLQAASFRDATGLGRKRAIQLLEFFDRVGFTRRVKDAHLLRPGTPLFGDRG; encoded by the coding sequence ATGATCATCGGCACCGCCGGCCATATCGACCACGGCAAGACCTCGCTGGTGCGCGCGCTCACCGGCGTGGAGACCGACCGCCTGCCCGAGGAAAAGCGCCGCGGCATCTCCATCGAGCTGGGCTACGCCTACCTGCATGTGCCCAGCAGCGAGGCCCCGGACGCCAGCGGCCCCCACCACCGCGCGGCCCTGTCGCTGGGCTTCGTGGACGTGCCCGGACACGAGCGCCTGCTGCACACCATGCTGGCGGGCGCCACCGGCATCGCCCACGCCTTGCTGGTGGTGGCCGCCGACGACGGCGTGATGCCGCAGACCCGCGAGCATCTGGCCGTGGTCGCGCTGCTCGGCGTGGCCCAGGGCACCGTCGCCATCACCAAGATCGACCGGCTGGACGCCAACACCCGCGCCGACCGGCTGCGCGCCGTACGCGCCGAAGTGGCGGCGCTGCTGGCGCCGACGCGGCTGGCGGGCGCGCCCGTGTTCCACGTCTCCGCCACCACCGGCGAAGGCATCGGCCCGCTGCGCGACCACCTGCTGGAGGTGGCCGCCCGCATGGACTCGGCACCCGCCGTGGGTGGCGCCGGCTCCACCACCGACGCCCCGCCCGCCTTCCGCCTGGCCGTGGACCGCGCCTTCACCCTGGCCGGCGTGGGCACCGTCGTCACCGGCACGGTCGCCAGCGGCAGCGCCCGCGTGGGCGACGAGCTGCAGATCGCCCCCGGTGGCCGCAGCGTGCGGCTGCGCGGCATCCACGCGCAGAACCAGCCGGCCGAGGTGGCCGCCGCCGGCCAGCGCTGCGCCCTGGCGCTGCACGGCGTGGCCAAGGACGAGGTGGGCCGCGGCGACTGGGTCTGCGCACCCGCCATCGGCCTGGCCACCACCCGCATCGACGTGGAATGCACGCTCTGGCCGGACGAGCCCAAGGCCCTGCGCTCCGGCACGCCCGTGCACGTGCACCTCGCTACCTCCGACGTAATGGGCAGCATCGCCCTGCTGCAGGGCGACACCCTGGCGCCCGGCGCCACGGCGCTGGCCCAGCTGGTGCTGCACGGCACCGTGGCCGCCTGGCACGGCGACCGCGGCGTGCTGCGTGATGCCTCGGCCACGCGCACGCTGGGCGGCATCCGCGTGCTCGACCCGCACGCGCCGCAGCGCTGGCGCCGCACCCCCGAGCGGCTGGCCCTGCTGGCCGCCCAGGCGCTGCCCGCTCGCGCAGACCGCATCGCCGCCCTGCTGGCCCAGGCCCCGCTGGGCCTGGACCTGGCCGCCACCGCCCGCGCCGAGGGCCTGGCCCGGCCGGACGACCTGCCCCTGCCGCCCGGCGCCGTGCCCATCGTCGGTGCCGGTGCCGGTGCCGGCCTCGTCGCCATCGCCCCGGCCGCGCTGGCCGCCCTGCAGGCGCAGGCCGTGGAGAAGCTGCGCGCCTTCCACGCCAGCACGCCGGAAGAGATCGGCCCCGACACCCGCCGCATCAAGCGCCTGGCCGCCCCGCGCGCCAGCGACGCGCTGTGGCAGCACGCCATCGACAGCCTGGTGGCGCAGGGCGCCATCGCGCGCAGCCACCACTGGCTGCATTTGCCGGACCACGCGGCCCGCATGAACGCGGCGGAAGAGCAGCTCGCGCAGCGCCTGATGCCCGCCCTGGCCGAAGGCGCGTTCGACCCGCCCTGGGTGCGCACCCTCGCCAAGGATCTGAACGTGGCTGAGGCCGTGGTGCGCCAGACCCTGGCCAGCATGGCGCGCCGGGGCATGGTCTTCCAGGTGGTGAAAGACCTGTACTATCCCGTCACCACGGTCGAGCAGCTGGCCGCCATCGCCCGCCGATGCATCGCGCAGGAGGGCAGCGGCACCGAACAGGGCCTGCAGGCCGCCAGCTTCCGCGACGCCACCGGCCTGGGCCGCAAACGCGCCATCCAGCTGCTGGAGTTCTTCGACCGCGTGGGCTTCACCCGCCGCGTGAAGGACGCGCACCTGCTGCGCCCCGGCACGCCGCTGTTCGGCGACCGCGGCTGA
- the selD gene encoding selenide, water dikinase SelD: MNAAAAAPTQASSPTGGPRLTSLSHGGGCGCKIAPGVLSEILKSSGAASFVPPELMVGIETADDAAVYRLNDTQALVATTDFFMPIVDDPYEFGRIAATNALSDVYAMGGQPIMALALVAMPVNQLPLDVIGAIVRGGQDVCRAAGIPIAGGHTIDSVEPIYGLVAMGLVHPDRVRRNAGAQPGDVLVLGKPLGVGVYSAALKKEQLSDAHYRAMIASTTRLNTPGPLLAALPGVHAITDVTGFGLAGHGLEMARGAGVTVHIDWSRVPLLPGVLELAEAGFITGASGRNWAGYGKDVVLAEGLPAVTQSLITDPQTSGGLLVACAPESVGDVLGVFEREGFGEAAVVGRVEAGPAHLLASKP, encoded by the coding sequence ATGAACGCTGCCGCTGCCGCACCGACGCAAGCCTCTTCCCCGACGGGTGGCCCCCGCCTCACCTCGCTGTCGCACGGCGGCGGCTGCGGCTGCAAGATCGCGCCGGGCGTGCTGTCGGAGATATTGAAGTCCAGCGGCGCCGCAAGCTTCGTGCCGCCCGAGCTGATGGTCGGCATCGAAACCGCCGACGACGCCGCCGTCTACCGCCTGAACGACACGCAGGCGCTGGTGGCCACCACCGACTTCTTCATGCCCATCGTGGATGACCCGTACGAGTTCGGCCGCATCGCCGCCACCAACGCGCTCAGCGATGTGTACGCCATGGGCGGCCAACCCATCATGGCGCTGGCCCTGGTCGCCATGCCGGTGAACCAGCTACCGCTGGACGTGATCGGCGCCATCGTGCGGGGCGGGCAGGATGTGTGCCGCGCGGCGGGCATTCCCATCGCGGGCGGCCACACCATCGACTCGGTGGAACCCATCTACGGCCTGGTCGCCATGGGCCTGGTGCACCCCGACCGCGTGCGCCGCAACGCCGGCGCACAGCCCGGCGACGTGCTGGTGCTGGGCAAACCGCTGGGCGTGGGGGTGTACAGCGCCGCACTCAAGAAAGAGCAGCTGAGCGACGCCCACTACCGCGCCATGATCGCCAGCACGACGCGCCTGAACACCCCTGGCCCGCTGCTGGCCGCACTGCCCGGCGTACACGCCATCACCGACGTGACGGGCTTCGGCCTGGCCGGCCACGGCCTGGAAATGGCCCGCGGCGCGGGCGTGACGGTGCATATCGATTGGAGCCGGGTGCCGCTGCTGCCGGGGGTGTTGGAGCTGGCGGAGGCGGGTTTCATCACCGGCGCCAGCGGGCGCAACTGGGCGGGCTATGGCAAGGACGTGGTGCTGGCGGAAGGGCTACCGGCGGTAACGCAGAGCTTGATCACCGATCCGCAGACATCGGGCGGGCTGTTGGTGGCGTGTGCGCCTGAGTCAGTGGGAGACGTGCTCGGAGTGTTTGAGCGGGAAGGGTTTGGGGAGGCTGCGGTAGTGGGGCGAGTGGAGGCGGGGCCCGCACATCTGCTCGCGAGTAAGCCATAA
- a CDS encoding TlpA disulfide reductase family protein has translation MKPLHRRTDLRRRHALALALGAALSGMAGARQAGAVTAAGPGPDAGDTALQPWQPAQAPALQATDLATGQRRSLADFAGRPLLVNVWATWCGPCRVEMPGLNALAERLGPEGLQFVALNHGEMPERVQRFLAEVPVRGTVLLDRSQLLLKAWSGGLSLPATFLFDAQGRPRLWAQGERDWSHPDLVRAVRSALT, from the coding sequence GTGAAACCATTGCACCGTAGGACCGACCTGCGGCGCCGCCACGCCCTCGCGCTGGCGCTGGGCGCTGCCTTGAGCGGCATGGCCGGCGCGCGCCAAGCGGGGGCGGTCACGGCGGCAGGGCCAGGCCCGGATGCGGGCGACACCGCACTGCAGCCCTGGCAGCCTGCGCAGGCGCCCGCGCTGCAGGCCACCGATCTGGCCACGGGCCAGCGCCGCAGCCTGGCCGATTTCGCCGGCCGCCCGCTGCTGGTGAACGTGTGGGCCACGTGGTGCGGTCCCTGCCGCGTGGAGATGCCCGGCCTGAACGCGCTGGCCGAGCGGCTGGGGCCTGAGGGCCTGCAGTTCGTGGCGCTCAACCATGGCGAGATGCCGGAGCGCGTGCAGCGCTTTCTGGCCGAGGTGCCCGTGCGCGGCACCGTCCTGCTGGACCGCAGCCAACTGCTGCTCAAGGCCTGGAGCGGCGGCCTGTCGCTGCCGGCCACCTTTCTCTTCGACGCGCAGGGCCGGCCGCGGCTGTGGGCGCAGGGCGAACGGGACTGGAGCCATCCGGACCTGGTGCGGGCCGTGCGTTCGGCGCTGACTTGA
- a CDS encoding PepSY-associated TM helix domain-containing protein: protein MRAAGVVRPAGAGGMSGAGYRQRLGGVHTWAGIVLGVLLFAIFWMGTLSVFDRELDRWMMPATRLAAPQAPPRLDALVPLAQAHVPEGARQWRIDWPTARTPVLRLSWQTREGAREQRHLDPATLAVLPDAGTWGASGFFFPFHYGLHIDWNGVGKWLVGIAGMGMLVLLVSGVVIHRKLLADFFTFRPRKRLPRSSLDLHNLTGVAALPFHFAITLSGLVIFWAIYFPQAHVGVYGTGAQARAAVQADGYGRYRPPRGQGDAGAGVAGTGGAAPAAAAPLASLDAMAAQARQVWGGGAEPYFVRVWKPGRADSYVEFRRSYAREVSMNLGQLYFDAGTGRLLQRFEAAPAMGVQRFLSGLHFVQFEHALLRWLYFGLGLCGCVMIATGQVYWLATRRARTPPHAGGRVVAALSVAGTAGLVVATLAYLAANRLLPAHASVNVAGLALDRGALEVAAFCAVWLGSLLHAGLLHTDLRGARAWRDQARAIAVLAPACVALNAWTTGAYGAATIAHTPAAVWGVDGLLLALGVVAAVAARRLQAAAAAGVPARKR, encoded by the coding sequence GTGCGCGCTGCTGGCGTGGTGCGCCCGGCTGGGGCCGGCGGCATGAGCGGCGCGGGCTACCGCCAGCGCCTGGGCGGCGTGCACACCTGGGCCGGCATCGTGCTGGGCGTGCTGCTGTTCGCCATCTTCTGGATGGGCACGCTCAGCGTGTTCGATCGCGAGCTCGACCGCTGGATGATGCCCGCCACGCGCCTGGCCGCGCCGCAGGCCCCGCCCCGGCTCGACGCGCTGGTGCCGCTGGCGCAGGCCCACGTGCCGGAGGGCGCCCGGCAGTGGCGCATCGATTGGCCCACCGCGCGCACGCCCGTGCTGCGCCTGTCGTGGCAGACCCGCGAGGGCGCACGCGAGCAGCGCCACTTAGACCCGGCCACGCTGGCTGTGCTCCCCGATGCGGGCACCTGGGGCGCCAGCGGCTTCTTCTTCCCGTTCCACTACGGCCTGCACATCGACTGGAACGGCGTGGGCAAGTGGCTGGTGGGCATCGCCGGCATGGGCATGCTGGTGCTGCTGGTGAGCGGCGTGGTCATCCACCGCAAGCTGCTGGCCGACTTCTTCACCTTCCGCCCGCGCAAGCGGCTGCCGCGCAGCAGCCTGGACCTGCACAACCTCACGGGCGTGGCGGCGCTGCCGTTCCACTTCGCCATCACCCTGTCGGGGCTGGTGATCTTCTGGGCCATCTACTTTCCTCAGGCGCATGTGGGCGTGTACGGCACCGGCGCGCAGGCCCGGGCCGCTGTGCAGGCCGACGGCTACGGGCGCTACCGGCCGCCGCGCGGGCAGGGCGACGCAGGCGCGGGCGTTGCAGGAACTGGCGGCGCGGCGCCCGCAGCGGCAGCGCCGCTGGCCTCGCTCGACGCCATGGCAGCGCAGGCGCGCCAAGTGTGGGGCGGCGGTGCGGAGCCGTACTTCGTGCGCGTGTGGAAGCCAGGCCGCGCGGACAGCTATGTCGAGTTCCGCCGCTCGTACGCGCGCGAGGTGTCGATGAACCTCGGTCAGCTCTACTTCGACGCCGGCACCGGCCGGCTGCTGCAGCGCTTCGAGGCCGCGCCCGCCATGGGCGTGCAGCGCTTTCTGTCGGGCCTGCATTTCGTGCAGTTCGAGCACGCGCTGCTGCGCTGGCTGTACTTCGGCCTGGGCCTGTGCGGCTGCGTGATGATCGCCACCGGCCAGGTCTACTGGCTGGCCACGCGCCGCGCCCGCACGCCGCCGCATGCCGGCGGGCGCGTGGTGGCGGCGCTGAGCGTGGCCGGCACCGCCGGCCTGGTCGTGGCCACGCTGGCCTACCTGGCCGCCAACCGCCTGCTGCCGGCCCATGCGTCCGTCAACGTCGCCGGCCTGGCGCTGGACCGGGGTGCGCTGGAGGTCGCCGCGTTCTGTGCAGTTTGGCTGGGCAGCCTGCTGCACGCGGGGCTGCTGCACACGGATCTGCGCGGTGCGCGGGCCTGGCGGGACCAGGCCCGCGCCATCGCCGTGCTGGCACCGGCCTGCGTGGCGCTCAACGCTTGGACGACGGGGGCCTATGGCGCGGCCACCATCGCCCACACGCCGGCCGCCGTGTGGGGCGTGGATGGCCTGCTGCTGGCGCTGGGCGTAGTCGCTGCCGTCGCCGCACGGCGCCTGCAGGCTGCCGCAGCAGCGGGTGTGCCGGCGCGCAAGCGGTGA